CAGGGACAGCCGCTTGACCTGATGTCCGGCGGACTCGAACCGCTAGCGCCTTTCCTGGCTGTCGAGGGCTTCCGCGACCCGCTGCAGGAGCGCGTTCACCTCGGCGGCGGCATAACCGAGCTGGCCGAGGGCGGGGCTGTCGAATCGCGCGGCGCGGACCTCCGCCGCCGTCAGCCCCCGACCGGTATCGAGGCGGGTGGCCACCGCGTCGAGGAAATCATCGACCTGGCTCTCGCGATAGCCGTCCCGCCGTCGCCGCCACCGCGACGGCGGGCTGAACGTCGCGTTGCGCACATCGTCGGCGGTGAGTCCACCCGCGGACCGGGTCGGCGCGGCCGTGGGCGGGCTGGGCGGCCGCATCGACTCCAGCGTCCTGACGATGCGGTCCAGCAGGAGGTCGACCTCTTCCTCCCGGTAACCCCGCTTCCCCAGCGGCGGTTTGCCGAACCGCGTCTCGGCGACCTCGGCCGCGGTCAGGTTGTCGCGCCCCTCCATCCGGTTCACGACGCGATCCAACAGGGCGTCCACCTCGTCACAGTTGTATCCACGTCGACCGATCCTCGGGGCGCTGAAGACCGCCGATCGCACTTCTTCGGCACTACTCAGCAAACTCGGATAGTCGTCCATGGCTGCTGATGCTAAAGCGCCGGCCCCCTGCACGAAGCACTAACCGCCGCTACCGACCAACTCCTGGCCCCGCAGCCGCTGCGAGATCACCTGGGTGATGCCGTCGCCCTGCATGGTGACGCCGTAGAGGGCGTCGGCGACCTCCATGGTCGGCTTCTGGTGGGTGATGACAATCAGCTGGGACTTTTCCCGCAACTGCTCGAACAGCCCGATCAGCCGGCGCAGGTTGACGTCGTCGAGCGCGGCCTCCACCTCGT
This DNA window, taken from Mycolicibacterium sp. MU0050, encodes the following:
- a CDS encoding DivIVA domain-containing protein; its protein translation is MDDYPSLLSSAEEVRSAVFSAPRIGRRGYNCDEVDALLDRVVNRMEGRDNLTAAEVAETRFGKPPLGKRGYREEEVDLLLDRIVRTLESMRPPSPPTAAPTRSAGGLTADDVRNATFSPPSRWRRRRDGYRESQVDDFLDAVATRLDTGRGLTAAEVRAARFDSPALGQLGYAAAEVNALLQRVAEALDSQERR